From the genome of Ptychodera flava strain L36383 chromosome 20, AS_Pfla_20210202, whole genome shotgun sequence, one region includes:
- the LOC139119834 gene encoding prolactin-releasing peptide receptor-like has protein sequence MEAMDDNFSLEDGNFTSYGNNTDGLSLDYKNVTKHPAFKGVFIFVYSIIIALGITGNTMVCMAIVRNKKLHNSTYIFIGNLSVSDAAVCLVCLPFTLANALNGIWSYGKVLCYIIRSLQPIAVFVSTLTLTAISIDRYMIVLYPFKKRLSMKLVALTLLAIWVLSISLAVPLIVNIKYVEFDVQIAGVHYKTIFCAESWEVSRNRKIYSTFVFILEYALPLFVISTAYYKVWEELQRQVRPGAVSVQKKRQEIMRKKRTNKMLGTVVVCFIALWLPFNTLMIYGDYHQKLSDYYWYDVVYHLCHVIAMSSTCINPFIYGGLDELFHKEFLKIIHCVVRSSRHSAVVTGKTGTNRETRQGTLTMAY, from the coding sequence ATGGAAGCGATGGACGACAACTTTTCGTTGGAAGATGGAAATTTTACGTCCTATGGCAACAACACAGACGGACTTTCATTAGACTACAAAAACGTGACGAAGCATCCAGCTTTTAAAGGTGTATTCATCTTTGTGTACAGTATCATCATAGCACTGGGTATTACAGGCAACACAATGGTGTGTATGGCTATTGTACGGAACAAGAAACTCCATAATTCTACCTACATTTTTATCGGTAATCTCTCCGTGAGTGATGCTGCCGTCTGCTTGGTCTGTCTGCCGTTCACCCTGGCAAACGCACTGAATGGAATCTGGAGTTACGGGAAGGTGCTCTGCTATATTATTCGGTCGCTACAACCCATTGCGGTGTTCGTATCTACTCTTACGTTAACTGCTATTTCCATCGATAGATATATGATAGTTCTCTATCCATTCAAGAAACGCTTATCAATGAAACTTGTGGCTCTAACGCTCCTGGCCATATGGGTACTGTCCATCAGTTTGGCCGTGCCCCTGATAGTGAATATCAAGTACGTTGAGTTTGATGTGCAGATCGCGGGAGTCCACTACAAAACTATTTTTTGTGCGGAGTCGTGGGAAGTGTCGAGAAACAGGAAGATTTACAGTACCTTTGTGTTCATACTCGAATACGCTTTGCCACTGTTCGTCATCTCAACAGCTTACTATAAAGTCTGGGAAGAGCTCCAACGACAAGTAAGACCTGGAGCTGTCAGCGTACAGAAGAAGAGGCAGGAGATAATGCGAAAAAAGAGAACCAACAAGATGTTAGGTACCGTGGTTGTGTGTTTCATAGCTCTGTGGCTACCCTTTAATACTTTAATGATCTATGGCGATTACCATCAGAAGCTATCTGACTACTATTGGTACGATGTGGTTTACCATCTCTGTCACGTTATTGCAATGTCTTCGACCTGCATTAATCCCTTTATTTATGGAGGTTTAGATGAGTTATTTCAcaaagaatttctcaaaatcatccaTTGTGTTGTTCGCTCTTCCCGGCACTCTGCTGTCGTCACCGGTAAAACTGGTACAAATCGCGAAACCCGACAAGGGACTCTTACCATGGCTTATTAA